One genomic segment of uncultured Desulfobacter sp. includes these proteins:
- a CDS encoding endonuclease/exonuclease/phosphatase family protein, with amino-acid sequence MKIPIVIATVMLLAATLLPLWRHPHWLVRGMDFPRMQLAAVASLLLLIQVISLDLAKTQTWALISITLVCLAWQMWWVMPYTVFWRSEVKTTKNPIPDRKLSILTANVLTPNRQADAFLKLVNQYAPDVLVTLESDQWWQRHLDTLKADMPYSMKCPLDNLYGMHVYSCLPLENTEISYLVEDDVPSMHAQVKLRSGDPVRTHFLHPAPPSPTENPESAERDAELVIVARSVGDSDQPVVVTGDLNDVAWSATTRLFRKLSGLLDPRVGRGMFNTFHAKYPFVRWPLDHLFHSNHFTVTSIKRLPYFGSDHFALLTELSYSPARGKDQEGLMAEADDNSWALSIAEEQDVSAKDVPNPKAR; translated from the coding sequence ATGAAGATACCAATTGTTATTGCTACCGTCATGTTGCTTGCGGCTACGCTATTGCCTTTATGGCGCCATCCTCATTGGCTCGTAAGGGGAATGGATTTTCCACGCATGCAACTGGCGGCCGTTGCATCGTTATTACTCCTGATACAGGTCATATCGCTCGATCTTGCAAAAACCCAGACTTGGGCTCTCATTAGCATCACACTGGTGTGCCTGGCCTGGCAGATGTGGTGGGTTATGCCGTACACGGTTTTCTGGCGATCAGAAGTTAAAACGACAAAAAACCCTATCCCCGATCGCAAACTCAGCATTCTTACGGCCAACGTATTGACACCCAACAGGCAAGCCGACGCTTTTTTGAAACTGGTCAACCAATACGCGCCGGATGTACTCGTGACGCTGGAGTCTGATCAGTGGTGGCAACGTCATCTTGATACGCTAAAAGCTGACATGCCCTACAGCATGAAATGTCCTTTGGACAATCTCTACGGTATGCATGTGTACTCTTGCTTGCCGCTTGAGAACACGGAAATATCATACCTTGTTGAGGACGATGTTCCCTCGATGCACGCCCAAGTCAAGTTGCGCTCGGGCGACCCGGTACGTACGCATTTTCTTCACCCTGCTCCCCCCAGCCCCACAGAGAATCCCGAATCTGCGGAACGGGATGCGGAACTGGTGATTGTTGCCCGGAGCGTGGGGGACAGTGATCAGCCTGTTGTCGTGACAGGAGACCTTAATGATGTCGCCTGGTCAGCAACTACACGCTTGTTTCGCAAGCTTAGCGGATTACTGGACCCGCGGGTGGGACGGGGAATGTTCAATACGTTTCATGCCAAATACCCATTTGTCCGTTGGCCGCTGGATCACCTGTTTCACAGCAATCATTTCACCGTGACTTCGATTAAACGGTTGCCTTACTTTGGTTCGGATCATTTTGCATTACTGACAGAGTTGTCATACAGCCCCGCGCGGGGTAAAGATCAGGAGGGGTTGATGGCTGAAGCCGATGATAACTCGTGGGCCTTATCTATCGCGGAAGAACAGGACGTGAGTGCGAAGGATGTACCCAACCCAAAAGCCAGGTAG
- a CDS encoding YaiI/YqxD family protein: MKIWVDADACPGVIKNILFKAADRTRVELTMVANHPMKIPQRNYITFLRVSTGFDEADNRILKLLDKGDLVITADIPLAAQVLEKEGYALNPRGHLYSNRSIQEQLRIRAFKESLRDNGIDTGGPAPMNQKNTSKFANHLNKWLSDI; encoded by the coding sequence ATGAAAATATGGGTGGATGCAGATGCATGCCCAGGGGTAATTAAAAATATTTTGTTTAAGGCAGCCGATCGAACCCGTGTGGAATTAACTATGGTTGCTAATCATCCCATGAAAATACCCCAGCGAAACTATATCACATTTCTCCGGGTCTCCACCGGGTTTGACGAGGCCGATAACAGGATTCTTAAGTTACTTGATAAGGGTGATTTGGTGATTACTGCTGATATACCGTTGGCAGCTCAAGTTTTGGAAAAGGAGGGTTATGCCCTTAATCCCAGAGGGCACCTTTATTCCAATAGGTCAATTCAGGAGCAGCTGAGAATAAGGGCGTTCAAGGAGAGTTTGAGGGACAATGGAATTGATACCGGCGGGCCGGCGCCGATGAATCAAAAGAATACGAGTAAGTTTGCCAACCACTTAAACAAGTGGTTATCCGATATTTAA
- a CDS encoding type II toxin-antitoxin system Phd/YefM family antitoxin translates to MQRLRIDQDIKPLSEVRTGIASFIKQVHDTKRPVVITQHGKGVAVLLDVTEYESMQEKMELLTDIQTSINQIDHGEGVEHDEVKEMIMQRIFK, encoded by the coding sequence ATGCAAAGATTAAGGATAGACCAAGATATTAAACCTCTCTCGGAAGTTCGAACCGGGATTGCGTCATTTATTAAACAAGTTCACGATACCAAAAGACCGGTTGTCATTACCCAGCATGGAAAAGGGGTTGCAGTTCTTTTAGATGTCACTGAATATGAATCAATGCAAGAAAAGATGGAGCTTTTGACAGACATACAAACTTCAATCAACCAGATAGACCATGGAGAAGGAGTCGAACACGATGAAGTAAAAGAAATGATTATGCAACGGATTTTTAAATGA
- a CDS encoding RNase H family protein has protein sequence MTILRLFTDGSVNPKSKVGYGAYLAVLPEVPYSESFKTDVKVKRFEHTSSAKLEIQALIWALTSIQKHVGTIIVYTDSQNIIGLKARRRRLEINDYLSKKNKPIKNSALYKKFFYLSEQLDCEFKKIKGHKPSQLKNEAERFFTLVDKASRKALRNY, from the coding sequence ATGACAATCTTACGACTATTCACCGATGGCAGTGTGAATCCCAAATCAAAAGTCGGATATGGGGCATACCTTGCTGTGTTGCCGGAGGTGCCGTATTCAGAATCCTTTAAAACAGATGTTAAGGTAAAAAGATTTGAACACACCAGCTCGGCCAAACTGGAAATCCAGGCCCTGATTTGGGCATTGACTTCAATTCAAAAACATGTCGGCACAATCATTGTGTATACGGATTCCCAGAACATTATCGGACTTAAGGCAAGGCGTAGGCGACTTGAGATAAATGATTATTTATCCAAGAAGAATAAGCCCATTAAAAACAGTGCACTGTATAAAAAATTCTTCTATTTATCAGAGCAACTGGATTGTGAATTCAAAAAAATCAAAGGCCATAAGCCATCCCAGTTGAAAAATGAGGCAGAGCGTTTTTTTACATTGGTAGACAAAGCATCAAGAAAAGCCTTGAGAAATTATTAA
- a CDS encoding type II toxin-antitoxin system RelE/ParE family toxin yields the protein MKIIWSPLAIDRVAEIANYIAKDKPTAAENWVDKIFSKVESLASSPKSGSIVPEINKDQYREIIYGNYRIVYRIEEKRISILTVRHGKQLLPIEEILA from the coding sequence ATGAAAATAATCTGGTCTCCATTGGCTATCGATAGAGTAGCCGAAATTGCAAACTACATAGCAAAAGATAAACCAACTGCCGCTGAAAATTGGGTGGACAAAATATTTTCAAAAGTTGAAAGTTTAGCATCGTCCCCTAAATCAGGAAGTATTGTTCCTGAAATCAACAAAGATCAATATAGAGAAATAATCTATGGGAATTACAGAATAGTGTATCGGATTGAAGAAAAACGAATATCTATTCTGACCGTTCGCCATGGTAAGCAATTACTGCCAATTGAAGAAATATTGGCATAA